A region from the Acyrthosiphon pisum isolate AL4f chromosome A1, pea_aphid_22Mar2018_4r6ur, whole genome shotgun sequence genome encodes:
- the LOC100568959 gene encoding factor VIII intron 22 protein, whose product MASFNNPEEIIYHYKIILNKTKKKLFRKLNTLEPSDQFAKLANFCQKNDKHDYAALCWQAVAKCEESMGHDCEQALAHQKAARQFFSEFKKTESSGLISPYNENLQVRYLHMRLKFLSN is encoded by the exons ATGGCCAGTTTTAATAATCCCGAAGAGATTATTTACCATTATAagataatactaaataaaacaaaaaa aaaattatttagaaagtTAAATACACTGGAGCCTAGTGACCAATTCG CTAAACTAGCAAATTTTTGTCAAAAGAATGATAAACATGATTATGCTGCATTATGCTGGCAAGCTGTGGCTAAATGTGAAGAGTCGATGGGTCACGACTGTGAACAAGCTCTTGCTCATCAGAAAGCAGCCCGCCagtttttttcagaatttaagAAGACTGAATCATCTGGTTTAATATCTCCTTATAATGAAAATTTACAAGTAAGATATTTACACATGAGATTAAAGTTCTTAtctaattaa
- the LOC115033861 gene encoding THAP domain-containing protein 1-like codes for MPRTCCVVGCQTGYKSNDEKVSTFSFPKNEEMQNKWIKAIPRKDFIVSKNAAICAKHFTADQIITKWTSGVGEQKVVINLKIPKLQKNAIPCLFPGPKYLSNPQKKRKSPTKRVSLGSNCRNSKSIKLTEVILNYYIKYFYLYNIFYIGTHG; via the exons ATGCCTCGTACGTGTTGTGTGGTTGGGTGTCAAACTGGGTATAAATCCAACGATGAAAAAGTGTCAACTTTTTCGTTCCCAAAAAATGAAGAGATGCAGAATAAATGGATCAAAGCAATACCAAGGAAGGATTTTATCGTATCTAAAAATGCAGCTATTTGTGCTAAGCATTTTACTGCTGATCAAATTATCACGAAATGGACATCAGGAGTAGGTGAACAAAAAGttgtt ATAAACTTGAAGATTCCAAAActgcaaaaaaatgcaataccATGCTTGTTTCCTGGACCAAAATATTTGTCTAATCCACAGAAAAAAAGGAAATCCCCCACAAAAAGAGTTTCTTTGGGTAGTAATTGTAGGAATTCTAAAAGCATAAAACTAACCGAAGTAATTTTGaactattacattaaatatttttacttatacaatatattttatataggtactcacggatga